A stretch of Kwoniella dendrophila CBS 6074 chromosome 2, complete sequence DNA encodes these proteins:
- a CDS encoding serine/threonine-protein phosphatase ppe1 — MTGLASDPDQWIAHIRQCKHLPERQMKLLCARVRDILLEESNVHLVQSPVTICGDIHGQFWDVLEIFRQGGEAPETSYIFMGDFVDRGYYSLETLSLLLAYKARYPDKITLLRGNHESRQITQVYGFYDECMQKYGNPSVWKACCTLFDHLNLAAIIDSSILCVHGGLSPDIKTLDQVRIIPRAQEVPHEGAFCDLMWSDPDEVESWSVSPRGAGWLFGGKVTAEFNHVNSLNLIARAHQLVQEGYKHMFDNSLVTVWSAPNYCYRCGNSASIMQVDENGKTNFKVYGAARENDTDLKNPALRRMGTPSYFV, encoded by the exons ATGACTGGATTGGCTTCAGATCCAGATCAATGGATAGCGCAT ATTCGACAATGTAAACATTTACCAGAAAGACAAATGAAATTACTCTGTGCTCGTGTTAGAGATATATTATTGGAAGAAAGTAATGTACATTTAGTTCAATCACCTGTAACGATATGTGGTGATATACATGGACAATTTTGGGATGTTTTAGAAATTTTTAGacaaggtggtgaagctCCTGAAACGAGTTATATATTTATG GGTGATTTTGTCGATAGAGGATATTATTCATTGGAAACGCTGTCTTTATTGCTAGCATATAAAGCAAG GTATCCAGATAAAATAACGTTACTTAGAGGTAACCATGAATCTCGTCAAATCACACAGGTGTATGGTTTTTATG ACGAGTGTATGCAGAAATATGGTAACCCATCAGTATGGAAAGCATGCTGCACACTGTTTGATCATCTAAACCTGGCAGCT ATCATTGATTCTTCTATACTGTGTGTACATGGCGGTTTATCACCTGATATCAAAACATTAGATCAGGTGAGGATAATACCTAGAGCTCAAGAAGTGCCTCATGAAGGAGCTTTCTGCG ATTTGATGTGGTCGGATCCTGATGAAGTAGAATCGTGGTCAGTCAGTCCTCGTGGAGCAGGATGGTTATTTGGTGGAAAAGTCACTGCAGAG ttCAATCACGTCAATTCATTAAATTTGATAGCAAGAGCACATCAACTAGTTCAAGAAGGATATAAACATATGTTTGATAATAGTTTAGTTACAGTTTGGTCAGCACCAAATTATTGTTATCGTTGTGGAAATTCGGCATCTATAATgcaagttgatgaaaatggtaaaacaAATTTTAAAGTTTATGGTGCTGCAAGAGAAAACGATACAGATTTAAAAAATCCAGCATTAAGAAGAATG GGAACACCATCTTATTTCGTATAA
- a CDS encoding serine-tRNA ligase, which produces MIDLIHLQADKGGNPDIVRESQKKRGASVELVDEVIEIFAEHKKAQFEKESAQRELNALQKEIGQIKKAKGDATELLAKKAELDKRIAEITTKTNELVTLRDKKAGLIGNIVDERNTVSLTEDDNAILRVWHPEPNHKGNSGTGLSFEDKSKDVLSHHEVLYRLEAYDTDRGVKVFGHRGFYLTNDGVDLNQALISYGLDFLRKKSYKKIQPPFMIKKDIMAATAQLSEFDEALYKVSGSDSNDDRYLIATSEQPISAMHMDENIDPKNLPIKYAGYSTCFRKEAGSHGKDTWGIFRVHQFEKVEQFILCEPENSPAELDNMIENSREFYESLEIPYRVVNIVSGALNNAAAIKYDLEAWFPFQGEYKELVSCSNCTDYQSRSLNVKLGFKTKDSKVGFVHMLNGTLCATERALCCIVENYQTPEGLRIPKVLQSYMQGREFLPYTVELPKNTTSQKQKK; this is translated from the exons ATGATTGATCTCATACATC ttcaagctgataaaggAGGTAACCCTGATATCGTTAGAGAATCtcaaaagaaaagaggagCTTCAGTTGAATTAGTAGATGAAGTTATTGAAATTTTCGCTGAACAcaagaaag CTCAATTCGAAAAAGAAAGTGCTCAACGTGAATTAAACGcattacaaaaagaaattggacaaatcaaaaaagctaaaggAGATGCAACAGAACTATTAGCTAAAAAGgcagaattagataaaagaATTGCTGaaataacaacaaaaacaaatgaaTTAGTTACTTTGAGAGATAAAAAAGCTGGATTAATTGGTAACATTGTTGATGAACGAAATACTGTTTCATTAACTGAG GATGACAATGCAATTTTAAGAGTGTGGCATCCAGAACCAAATCATAAAGGAAATTCAGGAACTGGActatcatttgaagataaatcaaaagatgtaTTATCACATCATGAAGTTTTATATAGATTAGAAGCATATGATACAGATAGAGGTGTAAAAGTATTTGGACATAGAGGATTTTATTTAACGAATGATGGTGTTGATTTAAATCAAGCTTTAATTTCATATGGTTTAGATTTTTTAAGAAAAAAATCTTATAAAAAAATTCAACCTCCATTTATGATTAAAAAAGATATTATGGCTGCAACAGCACaattatcagaatttgatgaagctttatATAAAGTTTCAGGAAGtgattcaaatgatgatagataTTTGATAGCAACTTCAGAACAACCTATTTCAGCTATGCATATGGATGAAAATATTGATCCTAAAAATTTACCCATAAA ATACGCAGGTTACTCGACTTGTTTTAGAAAAGAAGCTGGTTCTCATGGTAAAGATACTTGGGGTATTTTCAGAGTTCATCaatttgaaaaagttgaacaa TTCATCCTCTGTGAACCTGAAAATTCACCTGCTGAACTTGATAATATGATTGAAAACTCTCGAGAATTCTACGAATCCCTTGAAATTCCTTATAGAGTAGTCAACATCGTTTCTGGTGCTTTAAATAACGCTGCAGCTATCAAATATGATTTAGAAGCTTGGTTCCCATTCCAAGGTGAATACAAGGAATTAGTCAGTTGTTCAAATTGTACAGATTATC AATCAAGATCCCTTAATGTCAAATTAGGTTTCAAGACTAAAGACAGTAAAGTTGGGTTCGTACATATGTTAAATGGTACTTTATGTGCTACTGAAAGAGCTTTATGTTGTATCGTTGAGAACTATCAAACTCCAGAG GGTTTGAGAATACCTAAAGTACTACAATCATATATGCAAGGTAGAGAATTCTTACCTTATACCGTTGAATTACCGAAAAACACAACCagtcaaaaacaaaagaaataa